ATTGGAAAGGGGGAATTTTATGCTGACGGCCAACTAACGACCTCAGAACAATGCACTTACTCCTCTCAGTATTACGGACGAACACGGATATAAGCCTGACCTTACAACTAAGCAAAATGTGGCACAAGTAAACAGATCCCAGGTCTCTTGACCCTTTCTGAGTTGGGGACTATTAGAAAGCCCCTAATATCCTTATTCacgacattcattcattcaaatacttGCTGAGCGTGATCACAGAGCAGGCCCAACCTGTGTCCGAGGCCTCAGTGGGACAGATGCACAAAGGCAAGTCCTGGGTCTGGCACTGGGGAAAAGAGTGAGAGTGGtctagaaatgaaaacttagaaGATGTCACACCAAGTAGCAGACAAAGTCAGGGCTGTGAATGGGGAATTCAAGGACAGAATTCTGAATAAAATCAACCCGGGAAGGGTGCGGCAGATGAAGACCCAATCAGATGACAGAGGaatgggcagaaaggcaggaggcAGACGTGACACAGCATCggagaggcaaaggaaagaaagcattaaaaaacaaaaaaagccagtGTTGAATGTTCCAAGCAAAAGTAGGGCAGAACAGCGTCCACTGGGTTCGACGGTGCTGAGCTCATCGATGAGCGAttctgggggagggagcaggaatcAGAGTCCGGACCAGGATGTCTGGGGAGGAGGCACATCGTCACCCATGCTAACAATAAACGGAGGCCTCTTTCAGAGAGCTTGGCTGTGAAGGGAAGAGAGAACGAGGGTGACAGCTAAAGACAGAtgtagggtaaaaaaaaaaaaaattgctgctttttacttttgctttttaagattaaaaaattagtCAGTTTGTAATACACAAATATTACATGTGACACGTGGCAATCCATGAAGATTACACACAGATACTGAAACACGGTAAGAGGCTAAAAGCACGGGAGACACTGATGAGAGGGCGGGGAGGGAAGGGTTCCAAGGCACAGAGGGACAAAGTCAGCCATGGGCAGGAACATGGTCCTTGAAGCACCGCGGTAACGAGGAAGAATGGCTATAAACAGTTACTAACAGGAGAGTAGTAACAGAAGTCAAAGAGAATAGACAGGTGGAGATCAGATGGCCTTGATTTCTCAGTGCAAGAGGAtgcagggcaggggctggagccTCCAGCTCGAGGCAGCAGACAGAGGaggacagagaagcagggagtTTGGAAACTCCGAAGAACGTGCGGGGCTGGCAGGGAACCACATGCCCGAGGTCCCAGCGGCCTCTCGGAAGGTGGACCATCAGCCAGACGGACCAACCGCACGGGGACTCCCAAGGTCACCTTTCTGCACCATTTCTGAACAAATTATGTAACGTcataagcaaaacaaacaaggaCCAGAGAAAGCTGCTACGGACATGAAGCCTGGGAACGGGCAGAAGTAATCCAGGCAGAGAACTGGGGCAGCACCCCTCGGGGCACCGGCAGAGAGAGTACCGGTAAGAAGCTACAGACACGAGACGTAGCTGAGAAAGGACAGGCTTCTTCTACCCCCAAGAAAAAGAAGGTAAGTAACAACGccaggagaaggaaaaaacataCAAGTCAGCTCtgatacaaaaatgaaaacacgtGGTATGGTTCTgagtaaaatgattaaaaaaatccctgaaacatttgttgagtgacaGAGATAAACGACCCAGGAGCCCAGGCTCTCTGTGATTCTGCAGACTACAACCCACACACGCACAGAGTACCGTAGAAGCCGCTCAATGATTTTCAGTTACTTTTCAGAACCAACTAATGGAGGGTTCATgacaggacagagagaaagacacatgCAGCAAGGAGCTGAGATACGGTCTAATAAACTCAGAAACAAGGTTTAAGCATGCCATTTAAAGTTTCAATATTACCAAAAGAACAAAGAGTTAAAAAGTGGGAGATGGGAGTTAAATTCTTCATCTTACTGCTTGAAGCTGGTAAGATACCAAAAAATAAGCATATTATTTTGATCTCTGGAGCCAAATACCACAACTCTTACagcaaatgggatttttaaaaatggttacgCTAGGAGGGAAAATTACTCTATGGACTTTGTGCAGGTTGCTTTCTATAGCAAATTTGAAACACAGATTCAGAATTAATGTGATggtcagaaaataattttataagccAGAAAAGGCCTCCCGTTTCTTCATTATGTGAAGTAAAATCCAATTTCTGCTTTTGTCAGAAAATGTCTCTCACAAACAAGTAAGTGAAGGAGCGGTAGACAGCGGGCAGCTTCAGGGGAAAATTACTGAAGAGAGAGGTAAAAGTTGCCCAGGGAAACAGGAAAGGGAGCCCACGCACGAGACGCTAACTTCACGGTGGCATGAATCCCCAGTTATCTAACTGCTTCCTGCAATCCAGATTCAGGGAAGGCGAACGCCAATGGCCAGACTGACCCAGACAGCGGGTCTCCTCTGCGGCCAAAAAGAGCATGAGTCGTCAGTGACAGAGGAAGCCATCTGCGGGGTCACCAACGAgcaggaagaaatgaaagcaagAATAGCTTTCACTCATTCACCCAGAGTCCCACTGCTGATGGTGTCAAAGAGCAGGCATTCTACCAAGCAAAAACTGAATAAGCAGAAAAACAAGTGGAAGACTTCAAAAGCTCAATTGGAAGCCAAGGTCAGAGCCAAGGAGATAGCACAGAAGCTGAAGCGGCCAAGAGCGAGGAGACAGGCGTGACTAAGAGCACAAAGTCCTGTCCGAGGGCCAGTGCTAAAGTCCTCCGGGGACAGAGCTCAAGGGGAGGACACACGGAGGGCGACCTGCAGCAAGAACAGGACCCGAGAGTGGGATAAAACACACAGCAGGCCAGAGACCAGTTACCTTAGGAAAAGACGGAGGAGTCATGAGGCAGAAAGAGCCAAGGGGAAACCAAAGAAAGCCCCGGGGATCTCCAGAGTGAAGCGCACCGAGCCTCCCGCAGGCGCCCCAGCATGTTTATCTGCCGCCGTCTCCGCGGATCCCTGCACGCTCCTGCCTCTCTGAATCATCACAGCTTTCCCCACACACAGGAaccctttttctccttctctcgcCCCAAATTCAGAATTCAAAACCAGGGCAGTACCTCAGGCTAAAGGGCTGAATACTCACCCCGACTTTCCGCAAGAGGTCCCCCACTATGTTGAGCGCGGAGATCCGAGCAGAAGGAGTGAGCGGACTGGCACCAAAACCGTTTGGTATAGctagagggaaaggaaagggggaagagTACACTTGCAGGCATCTTTCCCTTTTGTGGTCGGGTGTCCCTGAGCAGGATACACTCAGGGACAGGTCAAGACGGTGTTCCAAACTGGGGACACAAGCTATAAAACGGAGACACCATAAACTGTCTCCTTCAACTGATGGCTATTGAGACAATCTCCAATTTTACATCACGAATAATGCTAAAAGGGCACATATCGTTAAAACATCTAGACAGGTATTTCCAGAGAAGAGATTCCTAAAAATGGATAGAACTGCTGGATCAGAGGATATGGGCCTTTCATCCACCTGAAGAGATCCTGCCAAAATGCTGGTAAGGTCATGCCAATGTCAGTGATCTGTATGGCATGCCCTCAGTAATATTAGATGTGATCTTTTTTTGCTTTGGTCAATCTGACAATCATTtcgttttctcttttgtttccttaataACTAGACATTTGAATCTCTTCTTCAGGAAGTCATGTTTATGATTTACGATTTGATACTGGGTTGTCTTTCCTTCAATCGATGGGCAAGGGCGCTGAACACCACAGATGGCCCCCCTTTCTCTCCTCGATCTTGAATTTCTCAGCGTGGTATTAACCTTTCATACTTTCTGTTCTACAGGCGGGGGAAGTTTTGGCTTCTTCTcctcaatattataaaatgttgCTCCTATCTCCTCCTAATgctttcctagttttttttttttacatttagatccttttaattcaacaaatacctaattcttttttcACCCAAAAGGATAACCAATTGTACTAATACCATGTCATGAACACTCTTCTCAGCTGAAATGACACTTCACCTACGTGAATTCCCAATATACTTTAGTTCCATTAAACTATTAGTCTGTCCCACCGGAAATAGGCTGCTTTCATTGCTACAATGTTAAAACAGCCTGTGGTATCCTAAAGGAGAAAGCTTCTTGTTATTAAGCTAATCCAAACTCTCCTTGGCACATTTATTCTTCAGCGTAACTTTAAAACTTGCCAACTTAAAAAACCCTGTGTTGTCttttattagaaatttaaattgctaaaaacaaataaataaaaatttaaaaaataaaataaaaaagaaatttaaattgctGATTGATTTGCGAACAATGGCTACTGCAAGAAGCTTCCCGTTCAGAATTGGGGTTATCCAAGGTGATAGTCACATATTTTTGAAAGCCCCTCAGCAAAGGTTTTCAGTCACGCAcattttttcaatttacttttgAGGTACTGTCAACACGATGGGTAAGGGCTCTTGAGCTAAACTTTAAGAGGCAAATCCATCCCTGCCAGTTATAGACTGTGGGAGCCTTAGTAAGTGGTCCATACTTCAAAGAGGGCTGGTAACAACACTTATGAAGTCGTTGTGAAGTTTAAATTAGTTAATACACTCGTTAAATGCCTAGCACAGCACCGTTAAGTACTCAAGCTCTCATGCAGCTGTTACTCTCTCATCCACTTTCCAGAGTCTCATCAGCTCGTAGTCGCTTTGTTCGCTGTCCTTGGCCTCCAGAGTATCATCACCCTGAAGGTAGCACCTTTGCCCAATTTACCAGGAGCCTCTCGGCATCCAGAATAACGTGCAGCATCCGACCGGCGCTCGACAGGATAGAAAGAAGCTGCCGTACTTTTCTCAGCAGGGACTTCCAGATCTCTTCTTCCCTTATTCTCCTCAAATTATGAAATCTGTGCTTTTATGGGGAGTTGTCTTAAATGCTTTTTGGCAACAGGCGCTGTTACCAGTAAAACACAGTTACAGGCAGACCACCGAGCTCAGCCCCTTGGTCTCGCACTGACTTCTCTCATATCCTGCTTCTCGTTAGCTCTGTGCCGCCTTCTCCATCACGCAGTTGCCGGGAGCCAATGCACAGCAGCTCTAAGGTTAGTGAAAGTCCTTGCCACCAGCTAAAACTGTGTCTGCCCAGACTAAGACTCCAGTCTTAGGGCTGACGTATCTTAATCCTGTGCCACAGTGAGCAAGCTCTGCGTCCCACTGACCTCACCCGGCTCAGCGCAACCAAGTCCCTGAATTAAACCTATAATGAGCTATTACAGGATGTACACGTCTCTGGGATTTAACCTCGACTGAAGCTCCACACTATACTGATTCGTGCTTGACTAACGCATTTTCAGAACTTACCTGCAGAATTCTAATTAGCGCCTAAAAGCAAACCTTTGTTAAATCTCAAATGTTAGGAATTCTGAGATCCTCAAATGCCCAAGGAGCCATTCTGAACATGGACAGTGAGGGCTGCTGGTGACTGTCGTCCTCTATACCCGACCTGCTCTAGGTCCTCAGCAGCAAACAGCATGAGGACACACAGCAACACCCAGCACTATACAGCATTGCCACACTTCTCACCGAATGTCACCTTAGGACTAGGAGAAGGCAGGGTGAGTTATCTATTCAAGGGCTACAGAGCACCGGAAATGCAGCTAGTGcaactgagaaactgaatttccAATTTTAACTCgattacattaataaaaatgtaaacagtcgcatgtggctagtggctacggGAAGGGCTGGCACAGACAAGGAAGGTCACTATCTGCCTGGAGACAAAACCTTCACCTATCATTCTGCAAGATAAaaccctttatttaaaaaaaaaaagggggggtgtctaggtggttcagtgggttaaagcctctgccttcaactcaggtcatggtctcagggtcccgggatcaagccccacatggggctctctgctcagcagggagcctgcttcccccactccctctctgcatgcttgtgatctctctgtcaaataaacaaaatctctaaaaataaataaataaataaataaataagaggggaaaagagagcttcattttgggaagaaaaaagtaTGAAAGGAGTGGGAGTGGCTGAAACATCTATAAgctggaaaaatgaaataaatctgaaTTAAGTGCTTCCGGGTTCCTCTCTAGGATTCTATGCAGTGTCTGCTAAATGGCTTTTCTGCttatctagatttttaaaaaacacctttgCTGACAGCAAGAGAACATTCTTTATGTACTAGTCATCAGTGACTCCAAACGTCACCTTTGAAAACGGCAGCCACGGGGGCATGTAAGAGGACAGCCGAGTCTGCCTGGGCCAGTCTTACGAGCGTGAAGGGCAGCTCGACCTGTCTTGGTAGGCTGCGTGTGAAGGCATCTAGTCCCCGAGATCGGTTCGTTCTCATGGCAGGGAGAGTCAGGGTTAACAGCAGTCAGCCTCCAGGGTAAGACAGCAGAAAGGccactttccttcttctttttccattttctgacaTGAGTGTGGATGACTGCTAGCATCAAAAGATCAACTTTGCCTGAAAACCTTCAACTTTTTAACAttgcaactgactgagccactcatgttaCACAGAGCCACTGTCGCCCTGCTCCCCGTGTGCTTGTGGCCCCGGAAACCAACCTCTCCTTCCACCTCATAGCGCGCGACTCTACCCTGAAACCTCACATGCGCCTCGCCCCACCTCCCCAGCAAACCCTCCCAGGCTGAACAACCTCCCgcagattcagaaaaaaaagacatcacaAACCTTTTGGTGAAGGAAAACTGTTCTCTGTGCCCTTGCCAACAGGAGTGGCTGGCAAAGAAAGTGATGCCTGGACCGCAGAGTCCATCTTTTCACAATCAAGGGTCGGAGAACTGGGGGCCGACTTTCTGGTTACCTCCTGTTGTCTTTCCCGGACTGCCAGTTCTTGTCTTaaatctgcaaaatggggcaCAGATAACAAAACTCACCAGAGGAAGCAAATCCAACCAGCAATGTCACCTCTGAAATGCCATAAAGACGTCCTTCCTAAATTAtggttataatatatataaattaagtgTTTCCTGTgtaatactttttatttgttggggtatAAAAAATGATAACTTTACTGCCTAAATGATGGTTGAGAGTGCTAAGATCACATACAAATGCTCTTACCTAGGAGAACAATTAACTATgctcatatgttaaaaaaaaaaaaaaaatggggggcaGAGTCCAAAGAAGAACTCGCAGTGAGCCTGCACGACACAAAACTAAATACTCTTTCCAccgcatttgtttttattttgaaatgatgtaCACTTTGGGATTACAGCAAAATCAATGAAgttcatttttgtaattttaaatttaaatttaaaattttttaaattttgtaaatttaaattttttattatcaaaATGCACTATTTCGTTTTAGAAAGGAAGTATTCAAAACAGTTgcaattttttcttgctttcaaatactgaatttttaagctaaaattaacatttttctcttccagTTACACAACTGATGTACAGAACACTCATGTTAAAAAAGGATACAAACTTGCCCCATTTCTGGGTATGTATCCAAATGTCTACCatggataaataaagaaaatgcggTACATGCATGTAATGTGAACTTATTCAGCCTCAAACAGGAAGAACATTCTGGCCCCGGCTACCACACGAATGAGCCGTGGGGATACTACACTAAGTGAAAACGAGCCAGTCACAAGAGACCAGATACTGTGTGACTCTATGTCTGCGAGGTTCCTAGAGTTGTCAGATTCACAGACACAGAAAAGGGAAGGGTgtttccaggggctggaggagaaggggagagataGACTGCTGCACACTATTATGCCTATGATGATTATAtgctttcctttaaaattcttcctgaggcactgggtggctcagatgattaagcatctgccttcgtctcaggtcatgatctccaggccctgggatcgagccccaggttgggatcccagctctgcagggagactgtttctccctttccctcagcctctccctgtgcctgtgctctctctacctctctctctctctcaactgaataaacaaaatctttaataaatgaataaaattcttcttccctccctctttttttcgtATGTGGTAAAATGCagattataaagaagaaaatggtttCTACGATAAGTGCACAGACACAGTGTTACTATTATGTGCCTAACacaaaattatttacatataagCGAAAAGGAAAAAGCTAAACAAACCAGTCAAGACACACACAATAGTAGCAGTTAATAAGGTTTTGGAAAACAGACCAGGGTCTCTGAATTCCaactgaaaagttttttttttttttttaagtgttttttgtttgtttgtttgttttttaatttgggggcgggggaagagaacacgagcagaggaaggagcaaaggaggagagggaaaagcaaactccgcagtaagcagggagcccaatgtggggctcaatcccagcaccccaagatcatgacctgagctgaaggcagacacttactgactaagccacccaggcgcccccccacaaCCTAAAAGTTCTAAGACTCTGGACAAAACTCAAACTCTCCATGCCTCGGTTTTCTgacctataaaatgggggtaatactACCTACCTCTTACAGTTGACACTGTAGACATTAAGAGACTAAAAAGCACTTAGCCATAGTGCTTGATGAAAGTAGATAACGTACATAGCTTTAAAGGCGAATCCTGAAGCTAGCATAGCCCTTGGGCTTAGGGATAATAAGGTAAAGGATAAAAGTTCAGTTGTCAATTATACCTCTTGCTTCATCCTTTAACCGTTGGACAGACACCAACAAGGATTCCTTTTCGTCAAGCTCGCTCTCTAAAAATGCATTGCGTTCGATGGCCTGATTTAGCCTTTGTTCAAAGTCTTCCAGTGAAACTATTGTtgccctaaaataaaataaaataaaataaactgaagtccatgaattaaataaatagcaTGCAAATAGCTAATACAAAAGGAAACTGTCAGTTTCTCTCATGGCATTTCCTGACCTAGAAAGCCTGGCCCGGTTGAACGAGAACGGATCTCAGTCCCTTCCAGACTCTGGCAGCATTTAGTATTTCTGCCACTACTCTGGGCCATTTAATATATTCTCTTAAATTCCCACCAAAATTCGTCACAGTTCCTTAAAAGGCAGACATTTATTACACACTGTATCTCCCCACTGGATTTTAAACACAGAACAATTGAAGTTTACATGTTTTCAGGAAGAAAACTTTTCAACAATTTTAGAGAACATTAAGAATTAACTAAGAATCTGTTTAAAACATGAAGTCCCAGGTCCCTACCAACTCGTCCTTCTGCATCCCTCAGCTTACTCACAACAGACAGTGCCGGGCACCTACTACGCACCCCACCCCACTATGTGCTGCTTGCTACAGAAACATCATTCCCTGACCTCCAGCTCTAACTCAAGGCTCTGGCCAACTTTACCAAACGCTTTCAACTGCCGAAATGTCTCTCAATTCCACCTGCTCTCCTCCAACCTCCTGCCCTGGCTTAGCTCCtcaaccacccccacccccaaccctggaCGGCTCCTAAATGGTCCTCCTCCCTCCAATGCCTCAGCATGACTCTGGAAACTCAGAATCTGATGCTACTCCCTGGCTTAACAAATTCTTCAAAGAGCCCTTCCTTGCCTCCAGAatggagagagcacacaaggcTCTCCCGACCCTGGCCCGACCACCCTCTGGCCTCATCCTGGTCAGCCACACCGTCTCCATGCGCTGCAAAGTGAAATACACGCAGCTCCCGAGCCTTCCTGCCTCTCGGCCTTCACATCCCTCTCTCTACCCGCCTGGCCTCCTTCCTCCTTGCCGACTCGGGGGCAGCTGCAACACCAGCGGCAAACGTGCCTGGCGCCGTCCTCCACACCCAGCAGCCAcctgcatgggctccctgctggagcAGTTGTCATGAGAAACATCCCCACCTGTCACACCCAAGGCAGCCTCCCCTCTAGCACCAGGCCAGGCACTGAAGAGTCACCCACATATCAATAACCGTACAGTGAAAGGAACTCAGTTTGGATGGTTAAGAAACTACGAATTCCAACCCCAGGGGAGCCGCTCCGGCCACGCCACATGACCGTGAGGGAAGCAGCACCCACAAAAAACCCATGTGCTGGTGTGAAAGgccaagagaagggagaggagtagggatggacagacagatgggcaAGGAAGAAACTACAGACTTCAGGTAGCAGACGCAGGGCTGATGACAAGCGTGGGAAGACTGAGAACATGGAGGGAAAGACAGAGGAACAGAGGACACAGGCTTCAGAGGAAAACCAACAGGAACGACGGGGTGGGaggggacagtgggagaaagcCCTCAAAGGATCCGATCTGGGGACATGAGGATTTGCGGTGAGTGCTGACGTGATGGGGCGTGAAACCGCGAAGGGCGATGTTGTGGAACCAAGACCCAGGGGACAGGCCAAGCGCAGAGAGCCAGACCTGCCTCGCAGCCGCCAGCCGGACGCCCGGCCCCACTCACCGCTTGGCACGCTCCAGGTCGTCGTTGGCCTGTTCCAGCTCTCGCACGTACTTGTGCAGCTGCTCCTTTATGGCCCGGGTCTGACTCAGGTCATCCTCCAGCACCGACACCTGCTTGTAGCTCTGCGCGTACTGGTGCTCTAGCTTCTCCTGGACGTGCGGGCACAGGAAGGTGAGGGTGTCACTAACACAGCTCTCCTTAGCAAAGAAGTAACCCAAGACACGGACGTGGGGGAGACCCAAGCAACTCACCCCCACTCTGAGCTGATGGGAGAAGTAGCACTCTCCtccttaaaacatttaaaactaaaaaaaaaaaaaaaaaaaatccaaaaacccaCATTCAAAGTATCTTAACACATAAATCTCGAGAGTCAACAACTCTCCTGTCAGAAAGAAATCGAATAACAATGTCTGAA
This region of Mustela lutreola isolate mMusLut2 chromosome 15, mMusLut2.pri, whole genome shotgun sequence genomic DNA includes:
- the NDEL1 gene encoding nuclear distribution protein nudE-like 1 isoform X3 — encoded protein: MDGEDIPDFSSLKEETAYWKELSLKYKQSFQEARDELVEFQEGSRELEAELEAQLVQAEQRNRDLQADNQRLKYEVEALKEKLEHQYAQSYKQVSVLEDDLSQTRAIKEQLHKYVRELEQANDDLERAKRATIVSLEDFEQRLNQAIERNAFLESELDEKESLLVSVQRLKDEARDLRQELAVRERQQEVTRKSAPSSPTLDCEKMDSAVQASLSLPATPVGKGTENSFPSPKAIPNGFGASPLTPSARISALNIVGDLLRKVGALESKLAACRNFAKDQASRKSYISGNVNCGVMNSNGTKFSRSGHTSFFDKGAVNGFDPAPPPPGLGSSRPSSAPGMLPLSV
- the NDEL1 gene encoding nuclear distribution protein nudE-like 1 isoform X1; protein product: MDGEDIPDFSSLKEETAYWKELSLKYKQSFQEARDELVEFQEGSRELEAELEAQLVQAEQRNRDLQADNQRLKYEVEALKEKLEHQYAQSYKQVSVLEDDLSQTRAIKEQLHKYVRELEQANDDLERAKRATIVSLEDFEQRLNQAIERNAFLESELDEKESLLVSVQRLKDEARDLRQELAVRERQQEVTRKSAPSSPTLDCEKMDSAVQASLSLPATPVGKGTENSFPSPKAIPNGFGASPLTPSARISALNIVGDLLRKVGALESKLAACRNFAKDQASRKSYISGNVNCGVMNSNGTKFSRSGHTSFFDKGLSKLADTREAAVGAP
- the NDEL1 gene encoding nuclear distribution protein nudE-like 1 isoform X2, giving the protein MDGEDIPDFSSLKEETAYWKELSLKYKQSFQEARDELVEFQEGSRELEAELEAQLVQAEQRNRDLQADNQRLKYEVEALKEKLEHQYAQSYKQVSVLEDDLSQTRAIKEQLHKYVRELEQANDDLERAKRATIVSLEDFEQRLNQAIERNAFLESELDEKESLLVSVQRLKDEARDLRQELAVRERQQEVTRKSAPSSPTLDCEKMDSAVQASLSLPATPVGKGTENSFPSPKAIPNGFGASPLTPSARISALNIVGDLLRKVGALESKLAACRNFAKDQASRKSYISGNVNCGVMNSNGTKFSRSGHTSFFDKGQEKVIFPTLFMGQ